tttatttgtcagagagagagtgagagagagagagcaagtgcacaggcaggcagaggggcaggcagaggcagagggagaagcaggctccctgccgagcaaggaatctgatgtgggactggatccgaGGACACtcggatcatgactcgagccgaaggcagccgcttaactgaatgagctacccaggtgtcccagggtctttttttctcattttcataaaGGATTACTAATATCCAATGAACAAAGATTTAAAGTGCTAGGAGAATCGCTCATTTCAGGTTTATTACACTATAGGACTCAGGTGTTGTCTGAGGTGTCTGCATTTTATTCCCAAGGGAGGATTGGTAAAATATGCCTCTTTCAACCCACACATGTTTGTCCTTCATTTCAGGAAAGAAACAAGACACAACCTTAGCAAGTGAGCATTTTTTTGGAAATCTTCATGAAGTTTTTCTACTTAATGGGCCCCCTGTTTTCCCCAGTAATCTGTGTTTTTAGAAATGTGAAAGAAAGTGATGACATTTTGTTAACGTATAAGAGAGGATTCTTAGAGAAAGACATTAGTAAAGAGATGAATAGATACCACATCTGATGATAAGAtactattttgtatttaattgGAGGCTCTATTACCTTTTTGGTCATTTTACAAACTTTTCCATTAGTTGTCACCAGAGGGAAAGGTTTAAAGATTGAAATGATAATGTAGTAGGCAGTTTCTCAAGCTCCTATGGAAATGAAAGCAGACACTTGGAGACTTGAGGATGCGTCATGGCAGAGAGtgaagggaaaggggcagagaaagtttctgttttcctctctcagaTTTAACATCAATTGTGTAGAAAGCAGGAAGAATGGTCAAATCTGACAGCTCTGAAATAATGTGGATTAAacaattttatgtgaaatttataTAATCTAATCATTCAAGTAACTCTGAGATCTAGATACTGTTATGCACCCCATTTTACAGGAGGAAATAACAACACGGAGATAATATGTAACTTGCGTAAAGTCACATTGGCAAACCCAGAATTTGAAAGCTCTGTCTGGCACCTGAGCCTATTTTCTTAACTCTGAAGTTAACCATGAACTGTTATTACCCTTATGCTTTCTACCTCATTTATTAGGTGACATTGAGTAGGAGATGCTCAAACATTAGAAGTCATTATTTTTCTACCTCATTCTCTTTTTATCAACCATCCTGGTCAATATTCAGGTTACATTACTTGCCATTCTAAAAATAGTCTCTTCTTTACTCTCCCTAATAATTCTGCCCTTGGTAAAGCCATCATAACCTCTTACTTGGACAATCACACACATTACCATCTTCTCCTTGTGAACATTTATCTTCCACAAAGCTACCAGTATGGTTTTTGTAAAATGCCAATTTGAACACAGCACTATCTTCCTAAAAATCTCCAATACCTAACCTCTGTCTACAGAATTAAGATCAGTTGCCTTGGCTTGACATAGAGGTTTGAATGATTtccatgtttccttttaaaaagctcATCCTTCACTCATTGTCTTGTGCATAACAAACTTCATGAAGTTCACCATATAGTTATTTCTCCCTTTGTATAGAAGCCTATTTATTTCATGTTgcttaatgttatttatttatttatttatttattttaaaagatttttatttatttctttgacaaagatcacaactaggcagtgaggcaggcagagagagaggaagggaagccggctccctgctgagcagagagcccagctcagggctcaaccccaggattctgggaccatgaccggagccaaaggaagaggtcccagcccactgagccacccaggtgcggtcaatgctatttgttttttaaaatgtgctttggaCAAGTTCCCTGATCATTAGGACCAGTCCCCTTAAGAGGTTGCACTCTTTCTGTGTTTACAAATGTCTTTTGCAGTGGATTTCCATATGGTATTTTAATTCTCTAGTTAGCTATTTCCCTCTTATTTCATGGTGAGCTAAGTactgaaattatttatatgtagGGAATGTTATAGGGCAAGTAGTACACCAAAATTCAATAATTATCAATGTGATGAATTAATTCTCACTAAGCCatatataacaaaaatgaattacatttattttttgttcattttcattacaGTTTTCTTGTGAAGAGAGAGGATTTGCAAGAATTGATCTAAGCcagagaaaacattaaagaagTGTGTCAATCATTCAGCTTCTGGATAATTGAGCAACTAATGTGTGACCCTTAGGATTTTGTATGCTCTAGAGCATATGTTTCTCTCATCCagtactcaaaaatatttcttggatcAATCTTATATTTTGTTCTGTCTTATTATATCAGATTTTGTTATATCACCAATTATATACCTTATATAACATTTGTTCCTAATTCAAGATAAACAATATATCTCAACATCATCCTCTGAGTGCCAGTAGCAAACTTGGAATATATTTTCCCTAAAATCAAATTACGTGGCAATCATGACCTTTACCCAAATGAAGATGAAGTACAGAGAAAGCCATTTCACTCTAAAATCAACAGGAAAAATCCACCCAAATGTGCTCTTCAGCTTTAAGTACATGGGATTCAAAGGAAtaaactttctaaaatatttcaaaattgtgAGTGCTTTAAGTGCATCAATGCCTTCCAAAATTGTCATAATGTTCAGGCCTTTCAGTTATATCATTGTTAagatagaattaaataaaaatatttttttccccagaatctTTCTCAGAGCTTCTTTGACATCTTTGTTTCTCAGGGAGTAAATCAAAGGATTCAACATAGGAGTGACTAAGGTATAACATAAGGAAGCCACTTTACTCAGCTCAGGAAATCTGTCAGggatgaaatacataaaaatgatggCACCATACAGTACACTCACGACTCCTAGGTGAGAGCTGCAAGTAGAGAAGGCTTTCTTACGTCCCTCAGTGGATCTTATCTTTAGAACCGTGGACACAATATACATATAGGACACAATAATGACAATTATGGTAGGCAAAATAATAATGCTgcataagaaaaaggaaactatcTTATGAAGGTAGAGATCAGAACAAGAAATCCTTTGAAGTGGACGGTAATCACAGTAGAAGTGGTCGATAGCTCGGGAAGCACAAAAGGACAAAGTGAACGTCACACTGGTCAAAAGAATCGAGCTGATGCAGCCACAAAAATAAGAACCAGCTACCAACTGAATGCAGAGATGAGTTGACATCTGGACAGAGTAGAGGAGTGGGTTGCAGATGGCAATGAAGCGGTCATAAGCCATGGCTGCCAGGAGAAATCCCTCAGCAACAATGAACAAGGCAAAGAGGAAGAGCTGGGTCACACAGCCGGCAAAGGAGATGGACTTGCTCTCAGACCAGAAGTTGATCATAGCTTTGGGTGCAATAACAGAAGaatagaagagatcaatgaaggAGAGGTTGCCTAGGAAGAAATACATTGGTGTGTTCAGCCGGGGATCAGTCATAATAATGGTCATCATCCCCACATTCCCTAGAAGGATCATGGCATACACaagcagaaagagcaggaagaggagaatgTGGAGTTCTGGGCGGACCCTGAAGCCTACAAGAATGAAGTCAGTCACTTCTGAGTGATTGCTTGTTCCCCTGTCACCCATGGCAGAAACCTGCTGAGAGGTACAAggtaaaatgaacaaatgaaatctgGGCTTTGTTTATAgtgacataaatattttctttaatttagaataaattatttacatCTTAATTAAATATTgcgtataaaataattttaatatcatgAAGAATCAGGAATTTGGATTAGCTAATACTAGTTCTATGAGGTGGTTATTCTATGAAGCAGTGAAAGATGTTATTGGGTTActgtttttaaatcataatttggGGGactcttggtggctcagttggttaaatgtgtctttggctcaggtcatcatctcagggtcccaggagaCCCTCactggtctctgctcagtggagatcttgcctttcccattccctctgctcttccctccaaaaataaagaaataaaatcttaaaaaaataaaaataacagcaatgtcaacaatagccGAACTGTGTAAAGAGtggagatgcccttcaacagatgaatggttaaacatgtggtccatatacataatggaatattcctcagccagaagaaaggatgaatacctagcttttgcatcaacatggatgggactggagaagattatgctaagtgaaataagcagagaaagtgaattatcatatggtttcacttctttgtggaacataaggaatagcacgaaggacattaggagaaggaagggaaaaatgaagggggggaattagaaggggagatgaatcatgagagactattgacttggagaaacaaattgaaggttttaaaggggaagtgggtgggggaatgggctaGTCcagtgctgggtattaaggaaggcatatactgcatggaggactgggtgttacacacagacaatgaatcttggaacactacatcaaaaccaatgatgtactgtgtggtgacagaaagtaataaaaaaagttaaaaaatagaaaaagtaaaaaaagaaaaaataaaataaaataaaaagaaaaaataaatgaggggcacctgggtgactcagttgttaagcgtctgccttcggctcaggtcatgatcccagggttctgggatcgagccccgcatcgggctccctgctcagcaggaacttgcttctccctttcccactccctctgcttgtgttccctctctcgcggtgtctttttctatcaaataaataaataaaatctttaaaaaaaaataaaaaaattaaaaaaccaaaatttggCTGAATATATACCAAGTTGTAACAtattattttgtctaattttagTCACATTTTGAATATCTATTCTCAATATATTAAAGTTAAATAATCATCTTTACTTAAAATAAGAGTATTACATAGACCTAAAATATGAGCAATACATTTAATGAGTATGATAGTGCTGTAACCATTATGATTGCCTCTCTGTGTTTGAATCATTaaacaacagtaacaaatatataagaaaatatttttaccttttttgccTCCATCTATTTAGTTTCCATTATCACACTGccatttttgaaaatagaataaaaaatgagacGTTATTCTTAGGTTAAAattaataacatcaaaaaaatcACTAAGCCTATATCACAGTTTCTAAAGCTccttccaaatatattttcatttactcaAGTCATTGCTATTCCTCCCAAATAAATTAACTGTTATTGCTCCattagatatctatatctatatctgtatctatagatatatctacagatacatatatatatatccattagTAGTTATGTAGTTTAATATATTCCATATTTGGTTAGCCTTTTTCTTTGAAGCAGAGATAGAAGCTGATGAATATTCCAATCCTTACATGACAATGAATGACTTTTTATCAAAGCTGCATCAGTTTGAGGACTTTCACTCTTTAGTCAAGGCAAGTAAActtaaggaatatatatatatatatatatatatagagagagagagagagagagagagagagagggagagagttccTTTCTTGAATTCTATTATGCCTTACATATCTTAAAGTAAGGATAATGGGATAACCATGGATATTTAAGGACCATAACAACCTTGGGtctccagagtccatgctcaCTTGGTAGAGTAGCAGCAGTGATTGTGATGGTCTTACTCATTTTACTTCTGACACTTTTCTTCAGGATTTTGTAATATTGAGGTTTTGCTCATCCACTGTGATGGATTCCACTGGGAGAGGAGTAATCATAAAGGCAATTATGGAGACATAAGTGCAAGCTCAAGGGCTGTTGTCCATGAGGACTGCAGTAAGTTCAGATATAAGCAAATAATCTAATAATGGTCCAAATACAAGGGactttccttctctggttttgcctATCCTTTGGGAAATTTATCTggactttattttctgtattgatAAGGAAAAACTTCTTGATAATTATCATAGCATACATAAGCGTCATATCatatcacatacatacatatcataGCATACATAGCATACATTATCATAGCATACATAGCATACATACAGCTTTAAATGCTTGTGCTACACGAGATAAGTTTTAGATGAATGAATATACTAAATCATGTAATAAATTATGTTTGTTAGGCTTTGAAAAAAGATAGACGTTAACTTCAAATTATGAGTTACCTGTATTCCTGATACAGACATATTTCATGATGTGCAAATGCCCTTTAAGTCGCAAAgtcagctaatttttttaaattttatttatttgtttgacagacagattacaagtaggcagagaggcaggcagagagagagagaggaggaagcaggctccctgctgagcggggagcctgacgcggggctcgatcccaggcccccgggaccatggcctgagcagaagttagaggctttaacccactgagccacccaggtgccccacaaagtcAGTTAATTTTTGCTAATTCTATGCTTTCTTATGTTTACAttctaagtagaaaataaaagggaagaaattataatattcaaaaatcattttaaaaacccttaagaatatttatgaaagatcatgatctgtatttaaaaattctcaataacTATGTGTGACTAAAAGACTACAGTAAAACCAGAAACACATTActttaatgaaattaatattataaggATGCCATTTCCCCTAAATATATTcataacttaattttaattctatttttagaaaatccatttttttcatttatttattttcagaataacagtatcattatattttcaccacacccagtgctccatgcaatccgtgccctctataatacccaccacctggtacccatttttaattaaaaattattcctagaattaaatggatttttaaaatttgtagatAGCAGAGTATATGGAACCAAAGCCTTTCCTTATTGTAATGCAGTATTAGTAAAAGATTGGTAAGTATAGGAAGAGTAACACAGTTTAAGtattttaaacaggaaaataCCAATCAGGGTGAATTGATGGCTATCTTATTTGGAAAGGCTGGAGGAACTTCTGAGTGACACTCTTACAATGACCCTTAGAGCAATATAGTAAAATTCAGAAAGGCTACCAGtggatacaatttaaaaaatggagcatCTTAATTGTGGTCTAAGGATCAGACACGTGGAAGCAAAGAGATGTCACTCCTTCCTCAACCATCAACATAGCTTCTCTGTGAGGTTGGGAAATCAACGATACTCTGGCAAATAGCTCATATGTTTGCACAACCTTCCTAAGGTGACATTTCCCTGgtagaaaatatcaaaaagaatagaaaattgaTGTCCAACTCACTGTGCCCTTTAAAATTCCGAGTTTGTGTGGATCATATTGGTAGAGCAAAATTTGTGCCAAGAATACTAGTGGCAGGAAACATTTGAACTTCCAACAACTCCAATTTAGAAAGTACATGCAATAGCGTTTGGTTATCCAATCTCCAAAATGTGCCAGaatccaatatatttttttcttacccttAAACTTCCCACAACGGcattagcaataaaaatattctagtaCTTAAAATGCACAAGAACACTTATTATCATTCACCATAGATGGGGCAGAAAGAAACCCTCAACAGATTCAATGATTGAAATCATTCAGTATATGTTCTTTGATAATGGTTAGCTTAATAGAGGAAACAGTAACAACTAAATAATGGATTGAGAAACTCTATGAGCATGGACATTAAAATTACTTCCCAAAACTCAATggatcaaaaggaaataaaattaaatgttgacTTTGttacaagtagagagagtcaattatcatatggtttcacttatttgtggagcataacaaataacatggaggacatgggggggatggagaggagaagggagttgagggagattGGAAGagggggtgaaccatgagagactatggactctgaaaaacaatctgagggttttgaaagggcggggggtgggaggtcaggggaaAAAGGTGGTGgttattagggagggcacgtattgcatggagcactgggtgtggtgcaaaaacaatgaatactgttaaggtgaaaagaaataaaagaaagaaaaaatgttgacttttagctaaaaaattatatctaaacTTTTGCAGTATAGAAAAATAAGCACTTAGAGGGATATATACAAAGCATTGTAGGTAAATATTATAAACAGGTAAAACAGAAACATTGATATTGATCttctattttaatattgaaatagaaaagagcaagtcaaaacaaaaaaatgaaagaaagtaaatgttatacataaaaattcatgaaaaaggACAAATTTGGATAAGATATTCACAtgacttaccttttttttctattggccattcttgtattttttattaagttcttaattttaattccagcacagttaatgtacagtgttatattggtttcaggtgtacaatatagtgattcctcAATTATTGTATACCTTACTCAATGTTTATCATGATTACTATATTCTTTAAtctctatcatttatttcccccatcctcctatccacctcccctctggtaaacatcagtttgttctctatagttaagagtctgtttcttggtttctctctccctttttgtctttgcttattagcattgtttcttaaattccacgtatgagtgaaatcatagtgtatttgtctttctctgactgacttcacttggaattatgctctctagctccatccatgtcattgaaaatggcaagatttcattctttttgaagtggttgagtaatattctattgtgtatatagaccatgtcttctttatccattcatctattgatgggcacttggaCTACtctcccataatttggctattgtaaataatgtgcaATAAACttgggggtgcatgtatcccttaaaaccagtgtttttgtatttttggttaaATAGCTAGTTGTGCAATtactgggttatagggtagttctatttttaactttctgcgGAATCTCCATACTGAATTCCACAgtggcaccagtttgcattcctaccaacagtacatGGGGggtcttttttctccacatcctcatcaacacttgtttcttgtttttgattttagccattctgacaggtatgaggtgatcaCATAGCTTACCATTGATTCTTGGAAAGACCAGTAAGATGTACAAAACTCTGGCAAATGTAACAATGGAAAAACAGCAAAATTAAATGACAAGcatcaggaatgaaaaaaggaTGGCAGTAGAGATActcctgacatttaaaaaatatatatagctgaATCTTGAACAATATGGGTTTGAGCGGCATGGGTCCACttcaatgcaatttttttttttgttcaatgAATACAGTACGATGCTGTAAGTgcctcttccttatgattttcttaataatgttttcttttccccagcttATTTTAGTGCAAAagcagcatataatacatataacagaCAAATGTTAACAaactatgttatcagtaaggcttctggtcaacagcaaGTTTTTAGTAGTAGTTACAATTTTACAGAATCAAGAATTTTATGCAGATTTAAACTATATGGGAATTCTATGTTCCTAACCTGTGCCCAGGAGTTCAGgcatataatgattttttttaacaaaaaatagatgattttttaaaataaaaatattttaaataagggcgcctgggtgtgtcagtgggctaaacctctgccttcggctcaagtcatgatctcagggtcctaggatcaagccccacatcgggctttctgctcaggcgggagcctgtttccccctctctctcttcctgcctctctgcctagttgtgatctctctctctctgtcaaataaataaattgtaaaaatctaaaaaaaaatattttaaatagataaagatgatgtataaaggagaaatataattttaaaatatcatctatagaaattaagttttaataataatattccaATGAAGAAGGATTCTTTTCTAATTCACTTCACTAATGTTTACTATCAAACATCAATGAAGAAACAAGATTGGGGAACCTAAatgactcagttgcttaagcatctaactcttgatttccactcaggtcatgatctcaggtttataGATTGAACctcacatagggctctgtgctcagcagggagtctgtttgagatctctttccttcccccacccatgagcatgctctctctctaaaatagattaacaaatcttaagaaaagatcATTCTTATATAAATAAGAATCATCATAAAGTCAGTATCTCCTagctgtatttatgagtctgtcaTTAGTCTCATataggaattaaaacaaaaattatagttAAATCTGTCTCATAAGTTTAACttcaaaagttttaaagtttagaAGCTGGATATGACATGGATTTCTtgacaaatttaagaaaacagtatCAACAAACTTTACAGGATACAAATTATAAAGGCATCAATCACATTTTAgttttgcatttaaataaaattagattttttccaGAAGTTGaagtctgcttttatttttaaagatctcaaaAAAGACAGTTAACTCCTTAGTAACTTACTTGCTGTTGTAAAAGCTCTTTTTGGTAGAAAGTTCATATTATCTTGAAAAGAACTTGCATCTTTCTTTTGAGATTAATTAATTTTACTGTTTTGAAGCaaagtattattataaaaatgaatataaaatgataaatgaaacttAAGGAAGTGTCTTTTTCTTAATATGAAGAGTTAGACTTTAGTACTTTGAAATCACAAATGACATCTTGCAAACCATCTGTATGACAAGATAGAAAGGCATAAGGACGTATCAGACTTTGTTGTATTGAAATTCACAGTaaactttaatataaaatatttcacctTGAGTTAAAATTCCAGTTTGAACCCTATCCAGTTGTGTTACCTTAACCAGTTGTGTTACCTTAGGCACGTCAAATCCCTCTCATcttgaattttttcatgtgtgtaaaCTTAATGGGATTTAACTTGAAAGTATTATGTCAactataaggttttttttttaatataaagtattatatgTGATGGTAGAGAAATAGTGGAAACTTTATCTGTTGACTTTCtattgtactttattttatttatttatttatttatttattttttattttcagcataacagtattcattatttttgcaccacatccactgctccatgcaatccatgccctctataatacccaccacctggtaccccgacatcccacccccctccccttcaaaaccctcagattgtttttcagagtccatagtctctcatggttcacctccccttccaattacaCTTTAAAGCAGAAATTTGCCATGGGTGACGAGGGCAGAGACAACCACTTAGAAGTGACTGACTTCATTCTTGTAGGCATCAGGTCCGTCCAGAGCTCCACAGTCTCCTCTTCCTACTATTCCTGATTGTTTATGGGATGGTCCTTCTGGGGAACCTTAGCATGATTGGCATCATTGTGACTGATCCCTGGCTGAACACACCAATGTATTTATTCCTAGGCAATCTCTCCATCATTGACCTCTCCTACTCCAAGGTTATTGTACCCAAAGCCATGGTCAACATCCTGTCTCAAAAAAAGTCCATATCTTTTGCAGATTGTGTGGGTCAGCTATTTCTTTATGCACTCCTTATGGCCTCAGAGGCTTTTGTCCTGGCAGCCATGGCCTATGACCACTTCATCACCATGTGCAACCCACTCCTCTACACTGTTTTGTATCCAGTTGGTGGCTGGTTGCTATCTCTGTGGCTGTCAGTTCCATCCTTCAAATCGGTGTAACCTCAATGTCTTTCTGTGCTTCCCGAGTCATTGATCACTTCTACTGT
This genomic interval from Mustela erminea isolate mMusErm1 chromosome 6, mMusErm1.Pri, whole genome shotgun sequence contains the following:
- the LOC116592444 gene encoding olfactory receptor 9K2-like is translated as MGDRGTSNHSEVTDFILVGFRVRPELHILLFLLFLLVYAMILLGNVGMMTIIMTDPRLNTPMYFFLGNLSFIDLFYSSVIAPKAMINFWSESKSISFAGCVTQLFLFALFIVAEGFLLAAMAYDRFIAICNPLLYSVQMSTHLCIQLVAGSYFCGCISSILLTSVTFTLSFCASRAIDHFYCDYRPLQRISCSDLYLHKIVSFFLCSIIILPTIIVIIVSYMYIVSTVLKIRSTEGRKKAFSTCSSHLGVVSVLYGAIIFMYFIPDRFPELSKVASLCYTLVTPMLNPLIYSLRNKDVKEALRKILGKKIFLFNSILTMI